In a single window of the Hemitrygon akajei unplaced genomic scaffold, sHemAka1.3 Scf000101, whole genome shotgun sequence genome:
- the LOC140723115 gene encoding uncharacterized protein gives MPFTSSDCEKGFTQSSQLKSHQRVHTGEKPFTCSECAKGFARSSELKVHQRVHTGERPFTCSDCGKGFTHSSNLHRHQRVHTGEKPFICSECGKVFAQSSERKSHQRVHTGEKPFTCSECGKRFVRSSVLKLHQRVHTREMPFTCSDCGKGFTHSSNLQRHQRVHTGEKPFTCSECGKGFAQSSELKSHQRVHTGEKPFTCSECGKGFVRSFELKLHQRVHTSERPFTCSDCGKGFTHSSNLHRHQRVHTGEKPFTCSECGKRFAQSSQLKLHQRVHTGEKPFICSECGKGFAQSSELKVHQRVHTGERPFSCSECGKGFIRSSQLLRHQQIHTGEKPFTCSECGKGFTDSVHLKEHQFVHTVERPFTCSDCGKGFTRRFSLLTHQLDHSEEKPFTCSECGKGFIQSSQLKEHQRIHTGEKPFVCSECGKGFTQSSQLKSHQRVHTGERPFICSECGKGFSRSSQLLRHQRIHTGEKPFICSECGKGFTDSAQLKEHQLVHTGERPFTCSECGKGFSRSSQLSRHQQIHTGDKPF, from the coding sequence atgccattcacaagctcagactgtgagaagggattcacccagtcatctcaactgaagtcacatcagcgagtccacactggggagaagccgttcacttgctctgaatgtgcgaaaggatttgctcggtcatctgaactgaaggtacatcagcgagttcacactggggagaggccattcacctgctcagactgtgggaagggattcactcactcgtccaacctacacagacaccagcgagttcacactggggagaaaccatttatctgctctgaatgtgggaaggtatTTGCTCAGTCATCTGAACGGAAGTCccatcagcgagtccacactggggagaagccgttcacttgctcagaatgtgggaaaagattcgttcggtcatctgtactgaagttacatcagcgagttcacactcgggagatgccgttcacctgctcagactgtgggaagggattcactcactcgtccaacctacagagacatcagcgagtccacactggggagaagccattcacctgctctgaatgtgggaaaggattcgctcagtcttctgaactgaagtcacatcagcgagtccacactggggagaagccgttcacctgctcagaatgtgggaaaggatttgttcggtcatttgaactgaagttacatcagcgagttcacactagtgagaggccgttcacctgctctgactgtgggaagggattcactcactcgtccaacctacacagacaccagcgagttcacactggagagaagccattcacctgctctgaatgtgggaaacgattcgcccagtcatctcaactgaagttacatcagagagtccacactggagagaagccattcatatgctctgaatgtgggaagggatttgctcagtcatctgaactgaaggtacatcagcgagttcacactggtgagaggccgttcagctgctcagaatgtgggaaaggattcattcgttcatctcaactcctgagacaccagcaaattcacactggggagaaaccattcacctgctcagaatgtgggaagggattcactgattcagttcatctgaaagaacatcagtttgttcacactgtggagaggccgttcacctgctcagactgtgggaaaggattcactcggcgtTTTAGTCTATTAACGCACCAGTTAGATCACAGTGAGGAgaaaccattcacatgctctgaatgtgggaaaggattcatccagtcatctcaactgaaggagcatcagcgaattcacactggggagaagccgttcgtctgctctgaatgtgggaagggattcactcagtcatctcaactgaagtcacatcagcgagttcacactggcgagaggccattcatctgctcagaatgtgggaaaggattcagtcgtTCTTCTCAGCTCTtgagacaccagcgaattcacactggggagaagccattcatctgctcagaatgtgggaagggattcaccgatTCAGCTCAGCTGAAAGAACATCAgcttgttcacactggggagaggccgttcacctgctctgaatgtgggaaaggattcagtcgtTCATCTCAGCTCTCGagacatcagcaaattcacactggggat